The Oncorhynchus masou masou isolate Uvic2021 chromosome 31, UVic_Omas_1.1, whole genome shotgun sequence genome includes a region encoding these proteins:
- the LOC135524315 gene encoding carnitine O-palmitoyltransferase 1, liver isoform-like isoform X5: MAEAHQAVGFQFTVTPDGIDLHLSRENGILTGVYPASPSSLLFVVIAIMSTIYARIDPSLGMIDTIKRTMSVSGYMTVQTQTVLSAILFSTGLWLSLILMLRYILKALLSYHAWIFESHGQISFCTKLWLSLVKMFSGRRPLLYSFQTSLPRLPVPSVDDTITRYLESVRPLLDDEQYNQMEVVANDFKKDQAPKLQKYLILKSWWTTNYVSDWWEEYIYLRGRSPIMVNSNFYSMDLLYVTPTHRQAARAGNVVHAMLQYRRKLERGEHAPLRALGVVPMCSYQMERMFNTTRIPGIETDFVQHLSDRKHLVVYHKGRFFKVWLYYGGGHLWPSELETQFQRILDDTTEPQPGELKLAALTAGNRVPWARARLKYFSQGVNKASLEAIETSAFFLSLDDEVHGYDPDKLRSLDLYAKSLLHGKCYDRWFDKSFTLIAYKNGKLGLNAEHSWADAPIIGHMWEYVLATDCFHLGYTEEGHCKGDINKGLPPPTKLQWDIPLECQEVIEESYMVAKVIADDVDFHGCLFDEFGKGLIKKSRTSPDAFIQLALQLAQFRDKGEFCLTYEASMTRMFREGRTETVRSCTSESTAFVRAMEDKNTASAQKLDLFRKAADKHQNMYRLAMTGSGIDRHLFCLYIMSKYLSIDSPFLKQVLSEPWRLSTSQTPQQQLNMVDIKKFPRYVGAGGGFGPVADDGYGVSYIIIGENLITFHISSKFSSPETDSYRFGQNIRQAMLDIRALFDQIDKKEEM; this comes from the exons ATGGCAGAGGCACATCAGGCAGTTGGCTTCCAGTTCACCGTCACCCCAGACGGCATCGACCTCCACCTGAGCCGCGAG AATGGGATATTGACAGGGGTCTACCCTGCCAGCCCATCCAGTTTGCTGTTCGTTGTGATAGCCATCATGAGCACCATATATGCCAGGATAGACCCATCACTGGGAATGATAGACACCATCAAGAGGACCATGTCTGTCAG TGGCTACATGACAGTGCAGACCCAGACAGTGCTGAGTGCCATCTTGTTTTCCACAGGCCTGTGGCTCTCTCTCATCCTCATGCTGAGGTACATTctcaaggcccttctctcctacCACGCCTGGATCTTTGAGTCCCACGGCCAAATTAGCTTCTGCACCAAACTCTGGCTG AGTCTGGTGAAGATGTTCTCTGGGCGCAGACCTCTCCTCTATAGCTTCCAGACCTCCCTACCCAGACTACCTGTGCCTAGCGTGGATGACACCATAAccagg TACCTGGAGTCAGTGCGCCCCCTGCTGGATGATGAGCAGTACAACCAGATGGAGGTGGTGGCCAATGACTTCAAGAAGGACCAGGCACCCAAACTCCAGAAATACCTCATCCTCAAATCCTGGTGGACTACTAACTAT GTGAGTGATTGGTGGGAGGAGTACATCTACCTTAGAGGCAGGAGTCCCATCATGGTCAACAGTAACTTCTACTCCATG GATCTGCTGTACGTGActcccacacacagacaggcagctcGGGCAGGGAATGTTGTTCACGCTATGCTGCAGTACCGCCGCAaactagagagaggagaacatgcaCCG TTGAGGGCTCTGGGGGTGGTGCCCATGTGTTCTTATCAGATGGAGAGGATGTTCAACACCACACGTATCCCTGGTATAGAGACAG ACTTTGTTCAACACCTGAGTGATCGGAAGCACCTGGTGGTGTACCATAAGGGCCGCTTCTTTAAGGTGTGGCTGTACTACGGGGGGGGTCACCTCTGGCCCTCTGAGCTGGAGACTCAGTTCCAGAGGATCCTCGACGACACCACCGAGCCACAGCCTGGGGAACTCAAACTGGCTGCCCTCACAGCCGGCAACAG AGTTCCGTGGGCACGGGCTCGTCTGAAGTACTTCAGCCAGGGTGTTAACAAAGCCTCTCTGGAGGCCATCGAGACGTCAGCTTTCTTCCTCAGCCTTGATGACGAGGTGCATGGTTATGACCCTGACAAGCTGAGGTCATTGGACCTGTATGCCAAGTCCCTGCTGCACGGGAAGTGCTATGACAG GTGGTTTGACAAATCTTTCACTCTGATCGCTTATAAGAACGGTAAACTGGGGCTTAATGCAGAACACTCGTGGGCAGACGCTCCCATTATAGGACACATGTGGGAG TATGTCCTAGCAACGGACTGCTTCCATTTGGGCTACACAGAGGAGGGGCACTGCAAAGGAGACATCAACAAGGGCCTGCCTCCCCCCACCAAACTACAATGGGACATTCCACTGGAG TGCCAGGAGGTCATTGAGGAGTCCTACATGGTTGCCAAGGTGATAGCTGATGACGTGGACTTTCATGGCTGTCTGTTTGATGAGTTTGGAAAAGGCCTGATCAAGAAGAGTAGGACCAGTCCTGATGCCTTCATACAGCTAGCACTACAGCTGGCCCaattcagg GATAAGGGGGAGTTCTGTCTGACGTATGAGGCCTCAATGACCCGGATGTTCCGCGAGGGTAGGACAGAGACGGTTCGCTCCTGCACCTCAGAGTCCACAGCCTTTGTCAGAGCCATGGAGGACAAGAACACTGCG AGTGCCCAAAAGTTGGACCTCTTCCGGAAGGCCGCAGACAAACACCAGAACATGTACCGTCTGGCCATGACAGGCTCTGGCATCGACAGACACCTCTTCTGTCTCTACATCATGTCTAAGTACCTCAGCATCGACTCACCATTCCTCAAACAG GTGTTGTCAGAACCCTGGAGGTTGTCCACTAGTCAGACTCCTCAACAGCAGCTCAACATGGTTGACATAAAGAAGTTCCCCAGATATGTGGGCGCGGGGGGGGGGTTTGGCCCT GTGGCTGATGACGGCTATGGCGTCTCTTACATCATTATAGGAGAGAACCTCATCACATTTCACATCTCCAGCAAGTTTTCCAGCCCTGAGACG GACTCGTACCGCTTTGGACAGAACATTCGACAGGCCATGCTGGACATTCGTGCGCTATTCGACCAAATAGACAAGAAGGAGGAGATGTGA